The DNA region TTTATAATAAATAGGTTTGTGGATAAAATCTGAAAAGCGTCAATGTTCGCAGTAGAAATGTGTATAAGTCAGAAAATTAGTGATCTGCGAGTTTTAATTTTTTGATAGCTATAATTGCGAAAATTATTCCCACAAATGGTTGTACAGCAGATCTTACAATCTGTCCGATATGATAGGCGCTACTTTGTCTATTAATCATACTTGCATTTGCAAATTGAATAGAACCATTTAAGAAAAGAAATAGCCCAATTAAGAATATTACGATCATAAATTGTTTCATACATTCTGAATTTGTGGCTAATTTACGAAAAAAAATTATATTAAAATAATTTTGTCTGTATGGGCAAAATATTGAAAGATTTTCGATGATAGGAAGTTATTCCAAATTGTTCGATTGCTTTTCTATGATCTAAAGTACCATAACCTTTATTTTTTTTCCAATTATACATAGGAAATTCTATATCTAAATTTTTCATATATGAGTCGCGGTGCGTTTTGGCAAGGATACTTGCAGCGGCAATATTTTTATATTTTCCGTCCCCTTTTATAATACAATTATGCGGAATTTCTTGATAAGGTACGAATCTATTGCCATCAATTAAAAGTCGATCTGGTCTTAATTTTAATTGATCCAAAGCCAGATGCATAGCTTTGAATGAGGCTTTTAGAATATTTATTTGGTCAATTTCTTCATTATTGATCATCGCGATGCCGTAAGCAAGCGCATTTTCTTCAATATAGGGGCGTAAAATATCACGATTTTTTTCATTGACTTGCTTGCTATCATTGAGCAGTGGATGGTCAAAATCTACAGGTAAAATTACCGCCGCTGCAAATACAGGACCTGCGTAACAACCGCGTCCCGCCTCATCACAACCAGCCTCGATCTCATCAGGATATAAAAATGAAGACAACATCACACAAACTTAATTTGAAATGTGTGTATAGAAAAATCTAATGAAGATTATCGTATTTGTTGGGGTTCTTTTCTCTGTAATATTGGTTATTTTTGCGCATCTTAAAGTAAAAAATTTCGATGAAGACCAATAAGTCCTACGTATTATACACAAGAGTCGTTTTGTTTATCGTTTTTTTAGTCATTTTGGCTGGTAGTGTGGTGCGTACTACACATAGTGGTATGGGGTGTCCGGATTGGCCAAAATGTTTTGGTCGTTGGATTCCTCCAATGAATGCGGGTCAATTACCCAAAGATTATGAAAAATATTTAAGCAAACAAGATATTGATCATTCCTTCAATGCTTTTCATACTTGGGTGGAATATATCAATCGGCTTTGCACGGGTATATTAGGCTTTGCAATTATTGCTTTGATCTATTGGAGTTTTAAGAAATTCTATAAAACAAAGCCTTCTATTGCATGGTTAAGTGTTTTTTTGATGGTTATTGTAATTATTGAGTCTATTTTAGGGGCGATGGTCGTATATGCAAATCTCGCAGTAGATACGGTGACGATCCATTTATTTCCCATATTTATCCTTGCCGGCATCTGTGTGCTGATGATACATAAGGCACAGGGCAATTACAAAATACAGGATACAAGTTTGCAATGGATTAGCACTTTAGCGTTGATTTTAGTATTGGTACAAATATTTATCGGTACGCAAGTGAGAGAATCTGTAGATATTTTTTCCAAACAATTTGAATATAAGCAAAGAGAAAAATGGTTGGTCAATGTTGGGAATGTTTTGACTACACATGAAGTATTCGCATGGATTGCAGCAGTGGCTTGCTTGTTCCTATTTTGGAAAAGTTTGAATTATCCGCGTTTGCAAAAAATGGGCTTTTTGCTATTGCTTTTAGTTGTGATAGAATTTGCGATGGGCTTCACTTTAGTGAAATTAGGATTTCCACAATATGCACAACCGATACATTTGGTGATTGGTTCGGGTATATTGATTACGCTGTTTTCCTATAGATTGCATTTTGGGAAAAATAAATCATCCATTAGAAAGTTTTAGAAAAAATTATTGAGCGTTACGCCATAAGCAACGATTAAGTTTTCTTTCTGAGTACGACCGATTTTGTTGTAGGTGAGACTCGATGTAAGATTTAACCAGCTTTTTAGTTGAATAGAAACTTTAGCTCCAGCATTTACTAAATAGTCGCCTCCATATTCTAATGATGGTTGATACATCCCATTGGCGTCAAATGTAATTGATTTGTTTATTTGGTAGTGGAAAAGCAAGCGAAGTGAATTACGAATCGTAGAATAATTTACCTGTACACTATCGGATTGGGTGATGGAGCTCGTTTCAAATAAGATACCATCACTCACATTTAACCAATTTGTTTTTTCATCCCATAATTTGTACGCTGCGCCGAGTCCGGTTTGAAATTGATTCCTTATTTTGAGAGAGTAGCTTGTGGTATAATTTAACAGTCCCCAGTAATACAAACGATGTGTATTTTTTCGAATATTGAAATCCATCGTTGAAGTAAAATCATTATTGGTAAGTCCACCATCGCCTGAACTGCCATATATCCAACCATTGACAGAGTTGAGCTCTATCTTTTTTAATCTTAATTTGTAAGCTAATGAATTATTGAGCAAATAGGTCTTCGCTGTATTTGTTTTACTATAATTTCCCGTACCCGTAAAACTGAGTTGATTATGAACCGAGTCCGAAAATTGAGCAAAAGTATTAGTAGAAAAAAGTAAAAAAATACCAACAGAAAACAATGATTTTAGCATAATTCTTTATTTCGATTTAGCGGAATATATACAAAATAATTAGAATTATGCACCAAAGGCTTTTGCTACACCGAATGCTGCTGCTGCTGCTACAGCACCAATAATCATCACTTTTAATGCTCCAGATAAAACAGGCTGACCAGTTGCTTTACTTTTAAAAAATCCAAAAATGAACAGGCAAATAAGCGTTACGACGGCAGATATTTTCAAACCATCGATAGGCGTGTCTACAAAGAAATAAGGCAATAATGGGATAATTCCACCAACTATATAACTACCTCCAATATTCGCAGCGCTTTTGGTGGCGCGTTTTGGATCTGGTTTATCCAAACCCAATTCCAAGCGCATCATGAAGTCGATCCATTTGGTTTTATCTTTGGAAAGTTCTTCCGTAGCAAGTTGAGAAGTTTCAGGACTTAGTCCAAAATCTAAAAAGATTTCTTTGACTTCATCTTTCTCTTTTTCGGGTAGATTATCGACTTCCCACGCTTCTGTTTTGTATTCAGATTCGTAATGCTCTAATTCTGTTTTCCCAGCCAGATAACCCCCTAGCCCCATCGAAATGGCTCCAGCTACTAATTCAGCAATTCCTGCCGTAGTGACAATATGGGTATTGCTTACCGCGCTACTTACGCCAGCTGCTAATGCAAATGGTACAGTTAATCCATCGCTCATGCCTATGACAATATCAGAAATAAAACTACTACTAGAAAGATGGTTTTCTATGTGACCTTGAGGCATATAAGCAGAGAAATTGTAATATATAAAAGAAGTTATTTAGACGCTTGTGAGATCTTTTGTTCACGTTTATACCAACGGTAACCAATCACTCCTCCGAGTGCTAATGGAATAGCTGCAAGATATAAAATACCTGCATTTAAGCCCTTTGCAGGACCTTCTCCCAATTGTTGCGCAGTCTTTGTACAAACCGCACATTGCGCTGCTGCAAAATTCACTTGTCCAATGATAAACAATATAGCCAAACCAAGTACTAATCTGATTCTATTTTTCATATCCGACCGATTTAAATTTCGATAATCAAAGTTAAGTAATCCATTCAAATACATGCAAAAAATAAGGCAATCAAATATTTGATTGCCTTATTTCTATATAAGAAGTTGAAAATTATGCTTCCATTTTTGCTCCTTTAGAGAAACGTTTACGATCGTTTTCATCTAAGTAAACTTTACGTAAGCGAATAACTTTTGGAGTTACTTCGATACATTCATCCTCTTGGAT from Rhizosphaericola mali includes:
- a CDS encoding DUF481 domain-containing protein; this encodes MLKSLFSVGIFLLFSTNTFAQFSDSVHNQLSFTGTGNYSKTNTAKTYLLNNSLAYKLRLKKIELNSVNGWIYGSSGDGGLTNNDFTSTMDFNIRKNTHRLYYWGLLNYTTSYSLKIRNQFQTGLGAAYKLWDEKTNWLNVSDGILFETSSITQSDSVQVNYSTIRNSLRLLFHYQINKSITFDANGMYQPSLEYGGDYLVNAGAKVSIQLKSWLNLTSSLTYNKIGRTQKENLIVAYGVTLNNFF
- a CDS encoding VIT1/CCC1 transporter family protein translates to MPQGHIENHLSSSSFISDIVIGMSDGLTVPFALAAGVSSAVSNTHIVTTAGIAELVAGAISMGLGGYLAGKTELEHYESEYKTEAWEVDNLPEKEKDEVKEIFLDFGLSPETSQLATEELSKDKTKWIDFMMRLELGLDKPDPKRATKSAANIGGSYIVGGIIPLLPYFFVDTPIDGLKISAVVTLICLFIFGFFKSKATGQPVLSGALKVMIIGAVAAAAAFGVAKAFGA
- a CDS encoding COX15/CtaA family protein is translated as MKTNKSYVLYTRVVLFIVFLVILAGSVVRTTHSGMGCPDWPKCFGRWIPPMNAGQLPKDYEKYLSKQDIDHSFNAFHTWVEYINRLCTGILGFAIIALIYWSFKKFYKTKPSIAWLSVFLMVIVIIESILGAMVVYANLAVDTVTIHLFPIFILAGICVLMIHKAQGNYKIQDTSLQWISTLALILVLVQIFIGTQVRESVDIFSKQFEYKQREKWLVNVGNVLTTHEVFAWIAAVACLFLFWKSLNYPRLQKMGFLLLLLVVIEFAMGFTLVKLGFPQYAQPIHLVIGSGILITLFSYRLHFGKNKSSIRKF
- a CDS encoding ribonuclease HII, which encodes MLSSFLYPDEIEAGCDEAGRGCYAGPVFAAAVILPVDFDHPLLNDSKQVNEKNRDILRPYIEENALAYGIAMINNEEIDQINILKASFKAMHLALDQLKLRPDRLLIDGNRFVPYQEIPHNCIIKGDGKYKNIAAASILAKTHRDSYMKNLDIEFPMYNWKKNKGYGTLDHRKAIEQFGITSYHRKSFNILPIQTKLF